A region of the Apium graveolens cultivar Ventura chromosome 6, ASM990537v1, whole genome shotgun sequence genome:
GAAAAGTATTGAGAAACCTAATCCAACACAGAAGGCTGCTCTTGATGAAGCAACACTCAAAGATCTCAAGGCTAAGAATTATTTGTTTCAGTCAATCAACAAAACAACTTTGAAGACTATCACCCAGAAGGAGACAGCCAAACAATTATGGGATTCTATGAAGGTTAAGTATAAAGGCAGTGCTAAGGTGAAGCGTGCCCAACTACAACGGCTACGACGGACATTGGAGATCTTGGAGATGAAAGTTGGAGAGGGAGTAACAGGATACTTTGCAAGAGTCATCGAAACAGTCAATGACATGAGGAACTGCAGAGAAATAATAGACGATGTAAAAATCGTTGAAAAAATTCTCCGAAGTCTTACGGACAATTTTAATTACGTAGTTTGCTCTATCGAAGAATCCAAGGATATTGATAGTCTTACAGTGGATGAGTTGCAGGAGTCATTACAAGTACATGAATGCAAGGTAATtgagaagaaaactgaagaacAGGTCTTGCAAGTTAAAAACGAGCCAAGGAATGCTCGAGGAAGAGTAAAGTGGACATCTCAAAGAGGAGGAAGTAGCTTTAGAGGACGTGGTAGAGGCAGATCATATGTCAACAGATCAGCCATCAATTACTTTCGATATGAAAAAGTGGGCCTACCAGTTTGAATGTACAAATCTTGAGAAATGAGCTAATTTTGCTGAGATTGATGAAGAGGAAGAATTACTCTTAATGGCGCGTGCAGACATGGGAAGTGATGAAAGTAAAGGGGTATGGTTTCTGGACTCTGGATGCTCAAATCATATGACAGGAGAGAAATCTTTGTTTATTGAGCTAGATGAAAGCTTCAGGCACTCTGTCAGATTGGGAAATAGTACGAAAATGGTTGTTCAAGGAAAAGGGAAGATTAGATTTGAGGTGGAAGGAATAACA
Encoded here:
- the LOC141664933 gene encoding uncharacterized protein LOC141664933, whose product is MADTGTFNAPAVPKFDGDYDHWSLVMENLLHSKEYWGIIDPGFDDLKSIEKPNPTQKAALDEATLKDLKAKNYLFQSINKTTLKTITQKETAKQLWDSMKVKYKGSAKVKRAQLQRLRRTLEILEMKVGEGVTGYFARVIETVNDMRNCREIIDDVKIVEKILRSLTDNFNYVVCSIEESKDIDSLTVDELQESLQVHECKVIEKKTEEQVLQVKNEPRNARGRVKWTSQRGGSSFRGRGRGRSYVNRSAINYFRYEKVGLPV